A genomic window from Octopus sinensis unplaced genomic scaffold, ASM634580v1 Contig10331, whole genome shotgun sequence includes:
- the LOC115228340 gene encoding uncharacterized protein LOC115228340, protein MRPRLGGTSLLSPKQMDSSFVSDEDRVKKYQIRMNVAEFEPQDISVRVDNGLLIVEADRKETTPKGVISTRKFRKTATIPHNVDSDSLVSTLSSDGIITIEGAVNNPPEYDSPKLDIRLGSTLQSRDRLSSWDKGRGRQNVFRPMGDPGVIDILGTKLWRLKLNCEPLESSAIRITLNENKLNLRGTLVQVSEGCKSTNEYTQDYTLPNNCDLDCIQAYLESGKLIVEAKLQDEYQPTRELIDIVRI, encoded by the coding sequence ATGCGTCCCCGTTTGGGTGGGACGAGTCTGCTCTCCCCGAAGCAAATGGATTCGTCCTTCGTGAGCGACGAAGACCGAGTGAAAAAGTACCAAATCCGAATGAACGTGGCCGAGTTCGAGCCGCAGGACATATCAGTTCGCGTGGACAACGGACTACTCATTGTCGAGGCCGACCGCAAGGAAACCACCCCCAAAGGAGTCATTTCCACGAGGAAATTCCGCAAGACGGCGACGATACCGCACAACGTGGACTCGGACTCGTTGGTGAGTACTCTGTCGAGTGACGGAATCATCACCATCGAGGGAGCCGTGAACAACCCTCCCGAGTACGACTCACCCAAGTTGGACATCCGTCTGGGGTCCACCCTACAGAGTCGGGATCGACTGTCCTCGTGGGACAAGGGCAGAGGCCGACAGAACGTATTCCGGCCGATGGGGGACCCGGGGGTCATCGACATTCTGGGGACCAAGTTGTGGCGACTCAAACTGAATTGCGAGCCTTTGGAGTCTTCGGCCATTCGAATAACATTGAACGAGAACAAGCTGAATCTGAGGGGCACACTCGTGCAGGTGTCGGAGGGGTGCAAGTCCACCAACGAATACACGCAGGACTACACTCTCCCCAACAACTGTGATTTGGACTGCATTCAAGCCTACTTGGAGTCGGGCAAACTCATTGTGGAGGCCAAACTGCAGGACGAGTATCAGCCCACGCGCGAACTCATCGACATTGTGCGCATTTAA